A stretch of Fundicoccus culcitae DNA encodes these proteins:
- a CDS encoding YIP1 family protein has protein sequence MQKISPWLMVLVVAITALVNPLTINAQSTSRTYSLSADNQLIQVQDAYAPVDVITNEALQLPEDMVIANDLLYIIDSRARQVIILEKDGTLVNQFGQDVFMTPTGIALDQASNIYVADGIAQRVFKFDPQGNLLQAFERPTSPLFGAKTPFSPVKLHVDVRGNLYIVGEGSTNGLIQLNAAGEFLGFFGANSVATGLIQTLRDIFLTDTMNARVFSNLPPAPTNVTMDAEGAVYTVTSALTNESIKKLNIAGENMLDNLYNPVNPIDVTVGPQNRFYVLTSEGIISEFTRYGVLLFNFGSQDTTTQRLGIFIRPTAIEVDDDGILYVLDAEGGVIQRFSATAFAREIHAGLALYEDGRYQESATYWQEVLNLNPSFVFARNGMGDALFTEQRFEEARDHYQLGKAYYGYSQAYWEIRNDWLQSYAFVVVAIIIAFFVFRWLYRRFVKKPTKATKLEGASSNYDFLNPEPTSNLKMDLRSLRTVLTRPVDVFYEITIGRIGSIPTAMLIYGLLIAIFVLYNYFTGFLFNPQLTDSLNILFIIMLLIFAVGLFISMNYLVSTITDGEGTVKQLIIGTAYAFSPFLMGGIPLIIMSNIFTYNEAFVYELFLLILVLYTLFLLFMMIKEIHNYTFWETVRNIVVTLFLIFVFLIVAYVIYLLLMQIYDFVDSIIREVSLRV, from the coding sequence ATGCAGAAAATTTCTCCTTGGTTGATGGTTCTAGTAGTGGCTATCACTGCTTTAGTTAATCCCCTAACCATTAATGCCCAATCAACATCACGGACCTATTCTTTATCAGCGGATAATCAGTTGATTCAAGTACAAGATGCCTATGCACCGGTGGATGTGATTACCAATGAAGCCTTACAATTGCCTGAAGATATGGTGATTGCGAATGATTTATTATATATCATTGATTCGCGGGCACGCCAAGTAATTATCTTAGAAAAAGATGGCACTTTAGTCAATCAGTTTGGTCAAGATGTCTTTATGACACCTACCGGTATTGCCCTCGACCAAGCCAGTAATATTTATGTTGCCGATGGGATTGCGCAACGGGTTTTCAAGTTTGATCCCCAAGGCAATCTGCTACAAGCATTTGAACGCCCGACCAGTCCCTTATTTGGTGCTAAAACACCTTTTAGTCCGGTTAAATTACACGTGGATGTTCGGGGTAATTTATATATTGTAGGGGAAGGGTCCACGAATGGCTTAATTCAGTTGAATGCAGCCGGAGAATTTCTAGGCTTCTTCGGAGCTAACTCGGTAGCGACGGGTTTAATCCAGACCTTAAGAGATATCTTCTTAACGGACACCATGAATGCACGGGTATTTAGTAACTTACCGCCCGCACCGACTAATGTGACCATGGATGCCGAAGGGGCTGTATATACCGTGACATCCGCTTTAACGAACGAAAGTATCAAGAAACTAAATATCGCTGGTGAAAACATGCTGGATAATTTGTACAATCCCGTAAATCCGATTGATGTGACCGTTGGTCCACAAAATCGCTTTTATGTGCTGACATCGGAGGGGATTATCAGTGAATTTACCCGTTACGGCGTGCTACTATTTAACTTTGGGAGTCAAGATACGACCACTCAACGGCTGGGGATATTTATTCGACCGACAGCGATTGAAGTCGATGACGATGGGATATTATATGTTTTAGATGCTGAAGGTGGTGTGATTCAACGGTTTTCGGCGACGGCCTTTGCGCGCGAAATTCATGCGGGCTTAGCCCTCTACGAAGATGGCCGTTATCAGGAGAGTGCTACTTATTGGCAAGAAGTGTTGAATTTGAATCCATCCTTTGTTTTTGCGCGGAATGGGATGGGGGATGCCCTTTTTACCGAACAACGCTTTGAAGAGGCACGTGACCATTATCAATTAGGCAAGGCCTATTACGGTTATTCGCAAGCTTATTGGGAAATTCGGAATGATTGGTTACAAAGCTATGCCTTTGTTGTGGTAGCGATTATTATCGCTTTCTTTGTTTTCCGTTGGTTGTATCGCCGCTTTGTCAAAAAACCGACAAAAGCAACGAAGCTTGAGGGAGCTTCATCCAATTATGACTTTCTTAATCCCGAACCGACGTCAAACCTTAAGATGGATCTGCGTTCTTTGCGAACGGTGTTGACCCGCCCGGTCGATGTCTTTTATGAGATTACCATCGGACGAATTGGCTCGATTCCAACGGCTATGCTTATTTACGGTTTACTGATAGCTATTTTTGTTCTCTACAACTATTTCACGGGTTTTCTTTTTAACCCCCAATTAACCGATTCGCTGAATATCCTCTTTATCATCATGCTTTTAATTTTTGCCGTGGGCCTCTTTATTTCCATGAATTATCTGGTCAGTACCATTACCGATGGTGAAGGGACAGTCAAACAGCTAATCATTGGAACGGCTTATGCCTTTAGTCCCTTCTTAATGGGTGGGATTCCGCTGATTATCATGTCTAATATCTTCACCTATAACGAAGCCTTTGTGTATGAATTATTCTTGCTGATTTTAGTTCTATATACTTTGTTTCTCTTGTTTATGATGATTAAGGAAATCCATAATTATACTTTTTGGGAAACCGTCCGAAATATCGTGGTGACACTTTTCCTAATTTTTGTTTTCTTAATTGTTGCATATGTAATCTATTTATTATTGATGCAAATATATGACTTCGTTGATTCTATTATCCGGGAGGTGAGTCTACGTGTTTAA
- a CDS encoding carbohydrate ABC transporter permease yields the protein MASFQGMKINPKRFHRSQLKFYAVLIPLAIFMGLPIVFIFNHAFKPIDELFAFPPTFIVQNPTWQNFRNLFSSANSNATPMLRYLFNSIVVCSVVVVLTIIVGTMAGYALSKKEFRGKYVISEINTLALMFVSTAVAIPRYLVIENLGLINTFWAHILPALAMPVGLFLIKQFIDQIPDEIIEAAVVDGATDLTIYFRIILPMIKPAIATVAILAFQATWNNVEVSDLYINNEELKTFAFYMSTLSSQQGNTVAGQGMSAAAALIMFVPNLVIFIFMQKQVMDTMAHSGIK from the coding sequence ATGGCTTCATTTCAAGGAATGAAAATTAATCCAAAACGATTTCATCGTAGTCAACTAAAGTTTTATGCTGTATTAATTCCCTTAGCGATTTTTATGGGATTACCGATTGTATTTATCTTTAATCATGCCTTTAAACCGATTGATGAATTATTTGCCTTTCCACCAACATTTATCGTCCAAAATCCAACTTGGCAAAACTTCCGCAATCTATTTAGTAGTGCCAATTCAAATGCAACACCGATGCTGAGGTATCTTTTCAATAGTATTGTGGTTTGTTCAGTGGTGGTGGTTTTAACCATTATCGTAGGCACGATGGCAGGTTACGCCCTGTCTAAAAAAGAATTCCGTGGCAAGTATGTTATTTCTGAAATAAATACCTTAGCCTTAATGTTTGTGTCGACTGCTGTAGCCATACCGCGCTACTTAGTCATCGAAAACTTAGGCTTAATTAATACCTTTTGGGCACATATATTACCTGCTTTGGCGATGCCTGTTGGGCTATTCTTGATTAAACAATTTATTGATCAAATACCCGATGAAATCATTGAAGCAGCGGTTGTGGATGGGGCAACGGATTTAACGATTTATTTTCGAATCATCTTACCCATGATCAAACCCGCCATCGCTACCGTGGCTATCTTAGCTTTCCAAGCGACTTGGAATAATGTGGAAGTCAGTGATTTATATATTAATAATGAAGAATTAAAAACCTTTGCCTTTTATATGAGTACGTTGTCTTCACAACAAGGAAATACTGTGGCTGGACAAGGGATGAGTGCAGCGGCCGCTTTAATTATGTTTGTACCGAATTTAGTCATCTTTATCTTCATGCAAAAACAAGTGATGGATACGATGGCCCATTCTGGTATTAAGTAG
- a CDS encoding carbohydrate ABC transporter permease, giving the protein MAASASTRNQRTAWGFLLPYLLLFAIFIIVPVLIAMLLSFFYFDAIQFPTWAGLNNYITLLTQDEVFMQYVLPNTLQFAIIVGPGGYVISFMVAWMLAQIPKGPRNLLALIMYSPSMTAGVAMTVLWTIIFSGDASGYLNSLLMRFDIIQQPIQFLQSPDHLMNIMIIVSLWSSMGVGFLAMLSGILNINPELYEAAYIDGLSNRFQEIVYITIPAMRPQMLFGAVMAVVNAFQSGYIGVALSGSNPTPQYAGQLMVNHIEDYGFIRYEMGYAAAISVLLLLLIYGFSRVANRLFGPD; this is encoded by the coding sequence ATGGCAGCATCCGCTAGTACACGCAATCAAAGAACAGCTTGGGGCTTTCTTTTACCTTACCTCTTGCTATTTGCTATCTTTATTATTGTGCCCGTTTTAATTGCCATGCTCTTGTCCTTCTTTTACTTTGATGCGATTCAATTTCCAACATGGGCAGGCCTAAATAATTATATTACTTTACTGACCCAAGACGAAGTCTTTATGCAATATGTTTTACCGAATACCTTGCAGTTTGCCATCATCGTGGGACCAGGGGGTTATGTCATTTCCTTTATGGTCGCCTGGATGTTGGCCCAAATCCCTAAAGGGCCACGCAATCTTTTAGCATTAATCATGTACTCACCTTCGATGACAGCGGGGGTAGCGATGACGGTCTTGTGGACCATTATCTTTAGTGGGGATGCTTCAGGCTACCTAAATAGCTTATTGATGCGGTTTGATATCATTCAACAACCGATTCAGTTCTTACAATCACCGGATCATTTGATGAATATTATGATTATCGTGTCCTTGTGGTCAAGTATGGGGGTTGGCTTTTTAGCCATGTTATCCGGGATTTTGAACATTAATCCTGAATTGTATGAAGCAGCTTATATTGATGGCTTGAGTAATCGATTTCAAGAAATTGTCTACATTACTATACCTGCGATGCGTCCGCAAATGTTATTTGGAGCGGTGATGGCCGTGGTTAATGCCTTTCAATCGGGTTATATTGGTGTCGCTTTATCGGGATCCAACCCAACCCCACAATATGCAGGGCAATTAATGGTTAACCATATTGAAGATTATGGCTTTATCCGTTATGAGATGGGTTATGCAGCGGCTATTTCAGTCCTGCTATTACTACTTATTTATGGCTTTTCGCGTGTGGCTAATCGACTATTTGGACCGGATTAG
- a CDS encoding extracellular solute-binding protein, which translates to MTCHQRFYVLNLLSTFLLLLMISTQTLIRVSAQTNEVATLVEPSYAEIIDQWQAEFKLGPLDFQESFFLADQTPASTADVWEKQDAFGYEHAVVHLADGKQTTLQIEVPATGLYQLSFDYYRLNEGLIEPEFALKVNGEYPYYESRRVIAKSLWTNATDDFPVNNYGNEMIPAQVALNQWNTRLMYDPNFEQANPLLIPLNAGENTLEIIHQSGEFLMGQISLQTPVELLDYSEYLAQFTSTNATNATNQAETLLTVEAEKPAFKSDSYIRPIAQKNIAVHPYDPASNLLNTFGGDSWQRGGQRVTWEIEVPEAGLYQITLKSIQRNKQKAPVFRNIYLNGAIPFAQMQHYRINPSDQWENQTLTDSQGVPYEFYLEAGTNQLSLEVDVSPMTPVIGSLTQMMQEINQLGLELSQLTGNRVDANRDWQIMDYMPDLIERFDGWIVQLEADYTLLDDVYNQAAASPDQVTLQVIINRLRTLKEDPNDLPNKLGELSQGTGSITQAMGNLIVELQKGPLLLDQIFVHQAQADLPAATASWTDTLTSKAQEFYYSFAQPSLDISDVEEGTIEVWVGRSQPYVEIMQAMVDREFTQQTGIDVKLSVMPNESKIILANSANQQPDVALGVSVGQPFELAIRNAALNLSQFEDFDEVSQRFSPGAFLPLMLDDQAYGLPETQDFYVLFYREDIMEQLGLPIPNTWQDVINILPELQRAGMNFYIPLSSTAGMKPFMFTAPFIYQFGGEIYAEDGMSTAIGSEASLAGIKFMTDLYTLYSIPLQVPNFYNSFRYGELPIGISNFQTYVQLTSAAPEIRNSWKLALYPGIPQEDGAVNRETTGSAQTAMIFNKSEHQDESWAFLKWWTSADVQIAFASEIQTAYGPEFMWHTANLEAFSQLPWPEEDKAIILEQWEQLREVPKIPGSYMIEREISNVWSDVVFYGSNLRATVDRSSVYADREVRKKMTEFGYLENEQVVKPYRIPTVETVESWGD; encoded by the coding sequence ATGACGTGTCATCAGCGATTTTATGTCTTAAACCTTCTGTCTACTTTTCTTCTACTTTTGATGATTAGTACCCAAACACTCATCCGTGTGTCTGCTCAAACGAATGAAGTAGCCACTTTAGTCGAACCTTCATATGCAGAGATTATCGACCAATGGCAAGCGGAATTTAAACTAGGTCCCCTAGATTTCCAGGAAAGCTTTTTCTTAGCCGACCAAACACCGGCATCTACCGCTGATGTTTGGGAAAAGCAAGACGCTTTTGGCTACGAACACGCTGTCGTCCATTTGGCGGATGGAAAGCAAACAACCCTCCAAATCGAGGTTCCCGCTACGGGTCTTTATCAATTAAGTTTTGACTATTATCGTTTAAATGAAGGTTTAATCGAACCAGAGTTTGCACTAAAAGTGAATGGAGAGTATCCCTATTATGAAAGCCGACGGGTCATTGCAAAATCGCTTTGGACGAATGCGACGGATGACTTTCCGGTTAATAATTATGGTAATGAAATGATTCCGGCACAAGTTGCTTTAAATCAATGGAACACGCGGTTGATGTATGACCCAAATTTTGAGCAAGCCAATCCGCTTTTAATCCCATTGAATGCCGGCGAAAACACCCTTGAAATTATCCATCAATCCGGTGAATTTTTAATGGGACAGATAAGCTTGCAAACACCGGTTGAATTGTTGGATTACAGCGAATACCTTGCGCAATTTACTTCAACCAACGCGACTAACGCGACTAACCAAGCTGAAACCTTACTAACGGTCGAAGCCGAGAAACCAGCCTTTAAATCAGACTCCTATATCAGACCCATAGCACAAAAAAATATCGCTGTGCATCCCTATGATCCTGCGAGCAACTTGCTAAACACCTTTGGTGGCGATTCATGGCAACGTGGTGGCCAAAGGGTTACTTGGGAAATAGAAGTCCCTGAAGCGGGGTTGTATCAGATAACGCTTAAGAGTATCCAAAGAAATAAACAAAAAGCACCGGTATTCAGAAATATTTATTTGAATGGGGCAATTCCCTTTGCCCAAATGCAACATTATCGCATTAACCCGAGCGATCAGTGGGAGAATCAAACCTTGACGGATTCCCAAGGGGTGCCGTATGAATTTTATTTAGAAGCAGGGACAAATCAATTAAGCCTTGAAGTGGATGTCTCACCCATGACGCCGGTTATCGGCAGTTTGACGCAAATGATGCAAGAAATAAATCAATTAGGCCTTGAGTTAAGTCAATTGACGGGTAACCGCGTGGATGCCAACCGGGATTGGCAAATTATGGACTATATGCCTGATTTAATTGAGCGCTTTGATGGTTGGATAGTCCAATTAGAAGCAGATTATACCCTACTAGATGACGTTTATAATCAAGCAGCAGCCTCACCTGATCAAGTCACGTTACAAGTGATTATTAATCGTTTACGGACCTTGAAAGAAGACCCCAACGACTTACCCAACAAATTAGGTGAATTATCACAAGGGACCGGCTCGATTACGCAAGCCATGGGAAACTTAATCGTTGAATTGCAAAAGGGACCTTTATTATTAGACCAAATTTTTGTTCATCAAGCCCAAGCAGACTTGCCAGCTGCGACGGCGTCTTGGACAGATACATTAACGAGTAAAGCTCAGGAATTTTACTATTCTTTTGCCCAACCAAGTTTAGATATATCGGATGTGGAAGAGGGAACCATCGAGGTTTGGGTCGGACGGTCGCAACCATACGTTGAAATTATGCAAGCCATGGTTGACCGCGAGTTTACGCAACAAACAGGGATTGATGTGAAATTATCCGTTATGCCCAATGAATCCAAAATTATTTTAGCTAATTCAGCCAATCAACAACCAGATGTGGCCTTGGGGGTCAGTGTGGGACAACCTTTTGAATTAGCCATTAGAAATGCCGCCTTAAACTTAAGTCAATTTGAGGATTTTGATGAGGTATCGCAACGGTTTTCACCTGGGGCCTTTTTACCTTTAATGTTAGATGACCAAGCTTATGGCTTACCAGAGACACAAGACTTTTATGTTTTGTTTTACCGGGAAGATATTATGGAACAGTTAGGTTTGCCTATTCCTAATACCTGGCAAGATGTCATTAACATTTTACCTGAGTTGCAAAGAGCCGGGATGAATTTTTATATCCCTTTATCCAGCACGGCTGGGATGAAACCCTTTATGTTTACCGCACCTTTTATTTATCAATTTGGGGGTGAAATTTATGCTGAAGATGGTATGTCAACCGCTATCGGTTCAGAGGCATCCTTAGCCGGCATTAAATTTATGACCGATTTATATACCTTATATAGTATTCCGCTACAAGTCCCTAATTTCTATAATTCTTTCCGCTACGGCGAATTACCTATTGGTATTTCCAATTTCCAAACCTATGTTCAATTAACCTCAGCAGCGCCTGAAATTAGAAACTCATGGAAATTAGCCTTGTATCCGGGGATTCCACAAGAAGATGGGGCTGTCAATCGTGAAACGACAGGCTCGGCTCAAACCGCAATGATATTTAATAAAAGCGAACATCAAGATGAAAGTTGGGCATTTTTAAAATGGTGGACAAGTGCGGATGTGCAAATTGCTTTTGCTTCAGAAATTCAAACGGCTTATGGCCCTGAATTTATGTGGCACACCGCTAATCTTGAGGCTTTTAGCCAACTACCTTGGCCGGAAGAAGATAAAGCGATTATTTTAGAACAATGGGAACAATTAAGAGAAGTGCCCAAAATTCCAGGTTCCTATATGATCGAACGCGAAATTTCCAATGTTTGGTCAGATGTTGTCTTTTACGGTTCTAACTTAAGGGCAACGGTGGATAGGAGTTCCGTTTATGCTGACCGTGAAGTTCGTAAAAAAATGACTGAATTTGGCTATTTAGAAAATGAACAAGTCGTCAAACCATATCGGATTCCAACCGTGGAAACTGTTGAAAGTTGGGGGGATTAA
- a CDS encoding ABC transporter substrate-binding protein — protein sequence MKKMLTKVAVGLSVGLLAFAALPVFTPEVSAQDRIQLRYANWNFGTEGEANIERLMIEAYNNSQDEVEVVIDQNIDTSDWTGSLATAASAGDLPDVFMLNSIPTAYTNEWLLDITDLAEADAEFAEIPQATIDATKVNDRVYALPFATHLLGYYVNHDLLNNANLQMSDNVTVDEFFDLVRSATDVNQGYVGIVQAGSIVDWYPGAMNPDFGWFTFNSTDGTFSLDSNEMAQGVNMARDLGANGFTYADQPQEVKDSLSGDDGGLAFRSGQVAFNYDGTWQNATLADQANFEWSFIGLPGDRNAIVNDFLGIAANTEYPEQAYAFAKFMSFGADGFSTRMDLTEENNLQFNTLPLTSNQENLDRYWSLVDAPGVAEAFAQLDNAMIDPLKVVPGYAQSRFEAPTGVSVGDNENANVGAIINASVNGTVNFQDYAAQLQELAQAAHDEAVQAMEAIQ from the coding sequence ATGAAAAAGATGTTAACTAAAGTAGCGGTTGGTCTATCCGTGGGCTTACTTGCGTTTGCTGCATTGCCTGTATTCACTCCAGAAGTTTCGGCACAAGACCGCATTCAATTACGTTATGCGAACTGGAACTTTGGAACGGAAGGCGAAGCCAATATTGAGCGTTTAATGATTGAAGCTTACAACAATTCGCAAGATGAAGTAGAGGTCGTTATTGATCAAAACATTGATACGAGTGACTGGACCGGTTCACTGGCAACAGCGGCTTCTGCAGGTGATTTACCAGACGTCTTTATGTTGAACTCAATACCAACCGCTTATACTAATGAGTGGTTATTGGATATTACTGACTTGGCAGAAGCGGATGCAGAATTTGCTGAAATACCGCAAGCAACCATTGATGCAACAAAAGTGAATGACCGTGTCTATGCCTTGCCGTTTGCGACACATTTACTGGGTTACTATGTAAATCATGATTTATTAAATAATGCTAATTTGCAAATGTCTGACAATGTCACGGTTGACGAATTCTTTGATTTGGTTCGTTCGGCAACGGATGTTAACCAAGGGTATGTAGGGATTGTGCAAGCAGGAAGTATTGTTGACTGGTATCCAGGTGCAATGAATCCTGATTTTGGCTGGTTTACTTTCAACAGTACCGATGGGACATTTTCATTGGATTCAAATGAAATGGCACAAGGGGTCAATATGGCACGTGATTTAGGTGCCAATGGCTTTACGTATGCCGACCAACCACAAGAAGTCAAGGATAGCCTATCAGGGGATGATGGTGGTTTAGCTTTCCGTTCCGGACAAGTTGCTTTCAACTATGATGGAACATGGCAAAATGCCACCTTGGCTGATCAAGCCAACTTTGAATGGTCATTTATTGGTTTGCCAGGTGACCGTAATGCGATTGTGAATGACTTTTTAGGTATTGCAGCTAATACTGAATATCCAGAACAAGCCTATGCATTTGCTAAATTTATGTCATTCGGTGCCGATGGCTTTAGTACACGGATGGACTTAACTGAAGAAAATAACTTGCAATTTAATACGTTGCCGTTAACGTCTAATCAAGAAAACTTAGATCGTTACTGGTCATTAGTTGATGCACCAGGTGTTGCCGAAGCCTTTGCACAATTAGACAATGCGATGATTGATCCACTGAAAGTTGTGCCTGGTTATGCCCAATCACGTTTTGAAGCACCAACAGGTGTTTCGGTTGGGGACAATGAAAATGCCAATGTCGGCGCCATCATTAATGCCTCTGTAAACGGAACGGTTAATTTCCAAGACTATGCAGCCCAATTACAAGAATTAGCTCAAGCGGCTCATGATGAAGCGGTTCAAGCCATGGAGGCTATTCAATAA
- a CDS encoding OsmC family protein produces the protein MSQKMVHAENKANYVVTATVDHFEYTLDFAERNPDKTSVGTTPTGLLVAALAGCHLMTARSFLVGRELDFTALKVDITADFDHKNFDWRMTADIRLQTDAKLDERQVESLKRFIHNHCTVSNVLSHGNTLNLAIELV, from the coding sequence ATGAGTCAAAAAATGGTTCATGCAGAAAATAAGGCTAACTACGTCGTTACCGCCACGGTCGATCATTTCGAATACACCTTAGACTTTGCTGAGCGCAACCCTGATAAAACCAGCGTCGGGACTACCCCAACGGGTCTATTAGTGGCCGCTTTAGCAGGGTGTCATTTGATGACCGCGCGGTCATTTTTAGTGGGACGTGAATTGGATTTTACTGCGTTAAAAGTCGATATTACCGCCGATTTTGACCACAAAAATTTCGATTGGCGCATGACCGCCGATATCAGGTTGCAAACGGACGCTAAACTCGATGAACGCCAAGTAGAAAGCCTGAAGCGATTTATCCACAACCACTGCACCGTCTCAAATGTCTTAAGTCACGGTAACACCTTAAATTTAGCGATTGAGTTGGTTTAA
- the tnpB gene encoding IS66 family insertion sequence element accessory protein TnpB, producing MIDFTVPETLYLMPQFSPGNQALQRLLALIQSSAVFVRDKSAAYLFCNSKKKVLRIIYWDGQRFIELIYRIDGGVFQWPTTEPKFMEISLFQIERLLRGDSLNPPLKSSFIFND from the coding sequence ATGATCGATTTTACTGTACCAGAAACACTTTACTTGATGCCTCAATTCTCTCCAGGAAACCAAGCACTTCAACGACTCTTAGCCTTGATTCAATCGAGTGCCGTTTTTGTACGCGATAAGTCAGCTGCTTATCTATTTTGTAATAGTAAGAAAAAGGTCTTACGAATTATCTATTGGGATGGTCAGCGTTTTATTGAGCTGATTTATCGTATAGATGGCGGCGTCTTCCAATGGCCAACGACAGAACCAAAATTTATGGAAATTTCTCTCTTTCAAATCGAACGATTATTACGTGGAGATAGCTTGAATCCACCGCTAAAATCTTCTTTTATTTTCAACGATTAA
- the tnpC gene encoding IS66 family transposase, producing the protein MTKEELEILEKNKIIEEQALEIKHLQQDLKVANDKTDALALQLEEMTQKMLHFQKLLFGRKKETHVPNGQAAADTGEATNGSSGDTSSNESDDEKKTKVKGYTRRKKSVGRKTEILDQYPQKDINYYLSEEEQVCRDCHHSLSYVGLASITRELKFIPATLECINHRQHSYKCDHCSSQKDTDQFVKSKLPAQPFKNSFGSASMIAETVYQKYELKVPAHRQEQHWRKLGFPLSRTSICRWHIDASKYYLGFIFQAFHAELQKQDIVHADETTYRVLESKKSRTYYWVLHSSKHVENKVICFSHHDGRSGNLFKDVIGNFHGTIHCDMYVVYRNASDSSDDLELAACWAHLRRKFHEANVVIKGQGETPVSEIMEMINKIFEKEREWASLSIVDRLKKRQRILKKLFNELFTFIDQCAANGNPIGKFSEALVYAQNHRTRFYTVLNDGRLELSNNAAERAIRTVVMGRKNYPFAATFDGAQAGAVLLSLIETAKLHRVDGKQYIEYLLTHLPNIIDITNADLSRYLPWTDEIQEACGLKKVIGDAGYNKAA; encoded by the coding sequence ATGACAAAAGAAGAATTAGAAATCTTAGAAAAAAATAAAATTATTGAAGAACAAGCCTTGGAAATTAAACATCTCCAACAAGACTTAAAAGTAGCCAATGATAAGACCGATGCGTTAGCCCTTCAATTAGAAGAAATGACACAAAAAATGTTACACTTCCAAAAATTATTGTTTGGCCGTAAGAAAGAAACACATGTTCCTAATGGACAGGCCGCTGCTGACACGGGTGAGGCAACGAACGGATCATCAGGTGACACGAGTTCTAACGAGTCAGATGATGAAAAAAAAACAAAAGTAAAAGGCTACACCCGCCGAAAAAAATCCGTCGGAAGAAAAACTGAGATTCTAGATCAATATCCTCAAAAGGATATCAATTATTATTTATCTGAAGAGGAACAGGTGTGTCGTGATTGTCATCATTCTCTATCGTACGTCGGGTTAGCGAGTATCACGCGTGAACTCAAATTTATCCCAGCTACTTTAGAATGTATTAATCATCGTCAACACAGCTATAAATGCGACCACTGCTCGTCTCAAAAAGATACCGATCAATTTGTTAAATCGAAATTACCCGCGCAACCCTTTAAGAATAGTTTTGGTTCTGCTTCGATGATTGCCGAAACTGTTTATCAAAAATATGAACTTAAGGTACCCGCTCACCGCCAAGAACAACACTGGCGTAAATTAGGGTTCCCTTTATCCCGCACATCTATTTGTCGGTGGCATATTGATGCCAGCAAATATTATTTAGGGTTTATTTTCCAAGCCTTTCATGCGGAACTTCAAAAACAAGATATTGTTCATGCGGATGAAACTACTTATCGTGTCCTTGAAAGCAAGAAGAGCCGAACGTATTACTGGGTGCTTCACAGTTCAAAACACGTGGAAAATAAAGTCATTTGTTTTTCACATCACGATGGGCGTAGTGGCAACTTGTTTAAAGATGTCATTGGCAATTTCCACGGGACCATCCACTGTGATATGTATGTGGTCTATCGAAATGCGAGTGACTCCTCTGACGACCTCGAACTCGCTGCTTGTTGGGCACATTTACGGCGAAAATTTCACGAAGCCAATGTGGTTATCAAGGGACAAGGGGAGACGCCGGTTAGCGAAATCATGGAAATGATTAATAAAATCTTTGAAAAAGAGCGTGAATGGGCGTCATTATCGATTGTGGATCGACTTAAAAAGAGACAGAGGATTCTCAAAAAATTATTTAATGAGCTATTCACTTTTATCGACCAATGTGCCGCTAATGGTAATCCCATTGGTAAATTTAGTGAAGCGCTTGTCTATGCCCAAAATCATCGGACACGATTCTATACGGTTCTAAACGATGGACGTCTAGAGTTAAGTAATAACGCTGCTGAACGCGCCATACGAACTGTGGTCATGGGGAGAAAGAACTATCCATTTGCGGCGACTTTTGATGGTGCCCAAGCGGGGGCTGTTCTTCTCTCACTGATTGAAACGGCTAAGCTGCATCGCGTGGATGGGAAGCAATATATTGAATACTTACTTACCCATCTACCGAACATCATCGATATAACAAACGCAGATTTAAGCCGCTATCTGCCTTGGACCGATGAGATCCAAGAAGCGTGTGGGCTTAAAAAGGTAATTGGTGATGCTGGTTATAACAAAGCAGCCTGA